CAGCTTGAAGGCATAAACACAGCGATCGCATACGGCATAGGGGAAGAATTTATTACCATATCGGCGAGAAACAAGGACATAAGGCTACATGTAGGCAATGTCTTAAAAGAGGCATTCTCCGACATCGGTGAGGCCGGAGGCCACTCCACAATGGCGGCAGCGCGGATACCGCTCAACTCTTTTTCCCTTGTGAAGAACAAGGAAGAACTTCTCGCACTTGTAATTGAACCGATTCTCGAACGTTTTGCTGACCTCGTAGAAATAAACAAAAAAGAGCCAAATGAAATTTAAAGACTGGGAACCCCATTACACAAAAATACTCGACTATTTTGGATTTGAGAGGGAAGGGGATGAGAAAGCCGCCGTCCTGTCATCTGAACTTACTGACAGAGATGATATAAATCTCTTAAAAAAACTCTGTGAGGGCAGTACAGTGACAGTATGCGGAAACGCACCCTGCCTCGACCCGGACATAAAGAAAATAAAAGGAAAAGTTCTCGCCGCAGATGCCGCATCCGAGAGACTATATAAGGCAGGCATACTTCCGGATGCGATATTCACTGATCTTGACGGCTGTGACGAAAGTTTCATTGAGATGAATGACAAGGGGACTATAATTGTTGTCCATGCTCACGGAGACAATATATTTCTCCTTAAAAACTGGATACCGCGCTTTAAAGGCCCGCTCGTAATCACAACCCAGTCGGAGCCATTCTCAAACGTCCACAATTATGGCGGATTCACGGACGGAGACAGGGCGGCATTTACGGCAGACGAATTTGGTGCGGAAGAGATAATCTTTGCCGGGTTTGACCTCGATGACAGATCAGTAAACCCTATGAAACGAGGAAAACTGATGATTGCCAGGGACCTCTTAAGTGAAATTGGATATGAGATCTGATAATTCCGAAAGTAAA
The sequence above is a segment of the Methanoplanus limicola DSM 2279 genome. Coding sequences within it:
- a CDS encoding 6-hydroxymethylpterin diphosphokinase MptE-like protein, producing MKFKDWEPHYTKILDYFGFEREGDEKAAVLSSELTDRDDINLLKKLCEGSTVTVCGNAPCLDPDIKKIKGKVLAADAASERLYKAGILPDAIFTDLDGCDESFIEMNDKGTIIVVHAHGDNIFLLKNWIPRFKGPLVITTQSEPFSNVHNYGGFTDGDRAAFTADEFGAEEIIFAGFDLDDRSVNPMKRGKLMIARDLLSEIGYEI